In Candidatus Aminicenantes bacterium, the sequence AAATTCGGCGAAGCCGACATGCAAAACCGGATCAGCGCCGCCGGCTTCCAGGACATGGAGACATTTCTCAGGGAGCTCGGCAGCGGCAAAAAAACGCTGAACAAGCCGATGCTGAAAAAAATCTTCCCCGAACTCGGCGCGGTCGAGATCAAGCCGGTCAAAAAAGCGGCAGCGCGCGGCGGCTCCCTGCATTCGTTGATCAAGGTCGACGGCCAGCCCGACATCGACTTCATCTTCGCCAAGTGCTGCCACCCGATCAAGGGCGAAGAAATCATCGGCTACATCACCAAGAACCGCGGCCTGGTGATCCACCGCAAAAACTGCCCCAACGTCAACAAGGAAATTTCATCGCGGCTCAAGCACGTGACCTGGAACGAAACACTCGACTACGCCTACCAGGTCAAGCTCGAGCTGCTGGTGGCCGATAAGCCCGGCGTGCTCAGCATCATCACCAGCATCACCGCCGCCAGCCATTCCAACATCAAGAAACTCGCCCAGGAGCAGACCAGCCAGGACGTGGTCAAGATCGTCCTGGTCTTTGAGGTCAAGGACATGTTCCAGCTGAACGAGATCTACAACCAGCTCAAGAAAGTCCCCGACATCTATTCCATCAACCGCAAGAAGACCACCGCCAAATGATCGGGGCGAACTGCGGCAAGCCGATTCAACCGATCAAAAAATTGCTGGCCGTCATTTTGGCCGGCATTATTTTTTCGGCCATGGCGCGGGCTGACGAACCTCAAAAACAGGATGGAGAGGGGGAGAAAGACCGACCCGTGCACATCTCGCCCTTTTCGGAAATCGGCACGAATGCCCTGGCCGTTTTTTCCGGATCGAACGGCCTCATCCATCTTTCCGCCGTCGGCGGGACTTTCCTGATCGTCCAGAGCGGCCTGGATACCGGAGTACACAATTTTTTTGCCCGCAACACCTTTTTCGACCGCTTATCCCGGTTCGGCGTCTCGGGCGGCGTCATCGTCCCCGTCGCCCTGGGCGGAGGATTGCTTTGCTCCGGCTTGCTTGGCGGATCATCCGAGTGGCTTGCCGCCGGCAGCGCCGTCCTGCAGTCTTCGCTCTTCGCTCTTTGCTATACGGACTCGCTGAAGGCCTTGACCGGCCGCGTCCCGCCCGAGCCGATGCTCTACGCTGACAACGCCGCCAGCACCCGCTTCCGCTTCGGATTTCTGCGCGGCGGCGTTTTCTGGGGCTGGCCCTCGGGCCACCTGATGGTCAACACCGCCGCCGTCACCAGCCTGCTCTACTTCTACAAAGATAAAACGCTGCTGAACATCGCCGGCTGCGCCTACCTCGGCTACCTTTTTCTCAGCGTCGCCGCCCACCACCAGAACTCGATGCACTGGTTTTCCGAGGAAGTGGCCGGCGTCATGATGGGATTTGCCATCGGCTCGACGGTGGGAAAAAATTTCCGCCGGCTGAGGGAAAGAAAGAAGGAAAAGGCTGCCGCATGGAATATCCAGCTCGGCCCTCAGCTTTTTGCCCTCAGCGTGCACATCAGGCTATAGCCCTTCCCAAGGGCGGCCGGCGGGATTGCCGCCATCACGTCGCGGCGTTCGGGTCTTTCAGGATCAGGATGTTCTGGTTGGGATCCTCGTTCAGGTACTTGACCTGGACCTTGGCCCCCACCTCGAGCTTGAGGCGGATGGCCAGATCGGAGCTGACGTTGTTCTTGCGCCCGACCCGCTCGACGCCGCTGCCGTCGCGGAACTTGAATTCGACGATGGAATAGATCGGCTTG encodes:
- a CDS encoding TGS domain-containing protein, with the protein product EVGDHCKNAIVNEKLVPLRTKLNSGDVVEILTQKNSSPSADWLKFAATTRAKRKIMAHLQKKEFAFDHEKGRRLWQKVLREYQKKYRLKFGEADMQNRISAAGFQDMETFLRELGSGKKTLNKPMLKKIFPELGAVEIKPVKKAAARGGSLHSLIKVDGQPDIDFIFAKCCHPIKGEEIIGYITKNRGLVIHRKNCPNVNKEISSRLKHVTWNETLDYAYQVKLELLVADKPGVLSIITSITAASHSNIKKLAQEQTSQDVVKIVLVFEVKDMFQLNEIYNQLKKVPDIYSINRKKTTAK
- a CDS encoding phosphatase PAP2 family protein codes for the protein MIGANCGKPIQPIKKLLAVILAGIIFSAMARADEPQKQDGEGEKDRPVHISPFSEIGTNALAVFSGSNGLIHLSAVGGTFLIVQSGLDTGVHNFFARNTFFDRLSRFGVSGGVIVPVALGGGLLCSGLLGGSSEWLAAGSAVLQSSLFALCYTDSLKALTGRVPPEPMLYADNAASTRFRFGFLRGGVFWGWPSGHLMVNTAAVTSLLYFYKDKTLLNIAGCAYLGYLFLSVAAHHQNSMHWFSEEVAGVMMGFAIGSTVGKNFRRLRERKKEKAAAWNIQLGPQLFALSVHIRL